One genomic region from Listeria monocytogenes encodes:
- the aroA gene encoding 3-phosphoshikimate 1-carboxyvinyltransferase, producing MKLITNKQGLVGAITVPGDKSMSHRSIMFGAIAEGKTVIRHFLRADDCLGTIKAFKALGVKIEETDEEIIVHGTGFDGLKQADGPLDIGNSGTTIRLMMGILAGRDFDTVILGDESIAKRPMNRVMLPLQQMGAKMHGKDGSEFAPITITGKQSLKRMEYHMPVASAQVKSAIIFAALQAEGETIIHEKEKTRDHTEHMIRQFGGEIEMDGLTIRVKGGQKFTGQEMTVPGDVSSAAFFIVAGLITPGSEIELTHVGLNPTRTGIFDVVKQMGGSLVVKDSSRSTGKLAGTVVVKTSKLKGTEIDGDIIPRLIDEIPVIALLATQAEGTTIIKDAAELKVKETNRIDAVATELNKMGADITPTEDGLIIRGKTPLHAANVTSYGDHRIGMMLQIAALLVEEGDVELERPEAVSVSYPTFFEDIRSLLK from the coding sequence ATGAAATTAATTACAAATAAACAAGGGCTGGTTGGTGCAATCACAGTCCCTGGCGACAAATCAATGTCCCACCGCAGTATTATGTTTGGGGCCATTGCAGAAGGAAAAACGGTCATTCGTCATTTCTTACGTGCAGATGATTGCCTAGGAACGATTAAGGCATTCAAAGCATTAGGTGTGAAAATTGAAGAAACGGATGAAGAAATTATTGTGCATGGCACTGGTTTTGATGGGCTGAAACAAGCGGATGGTCCACTTGATATTGGTAACTCAGGTACGACAATTCGTTTAATGATGGGTATTTTAGCTGGGCGAGATTTTGATACAGTTATTTTAGGGGACGAATCCATCGCGAAACGCCCAATGAACCGCGTCATGCTGCCGCTACAACAAATGGGGGCAAAAATGCATGGTAAAGACGGTTCTGAATTTGCGCCGATTACGATTACAGGGAAGCAATCATTAAAACGAATGGAATACCATATGCCAGTCGCTAGTGCACAAGTGAAAAGTGCAATTATTTTCGCAGCCTTGCAAGCGGAAGGTGAAACGATTATCCATGAAAAAGAAAAAACACGTGATCATACGGAACATATGATTCGCCAATTTGGTGGTGAAATTGAAATGGACGGCTTAACCATTCGCGTCAAAGGCGGTCAAAAATTCACCGGGCAAGAAATGACAGTGCCAGGCGACGTTTCCTCCGCAGCATTCTTTATCGTTGCTGGTTTAATCACGCCAGGCAGTGAGATTGAACTAACTCATGTTGGCTTAAATCCTACTAGAACTGGAATTTTTGATGTGGTTAAGCAAATGGGTGGCAGTTTAGTTGTCAAAGATTCCAGCAGAAGTACTGGGAAATTAGCGGGCACTGTTGTTGTCAAAACGAGTAAGTTAAAAGGAACAGAAATTGATGGCGATATTATTCCTCGTTTAATTGATGAAATTCCAGTTATCGCGCTTTTAGCAACACAAGCAGAAGGAACAACGATTATTAAAGATGCAGCTGAATTAAAAGTCAAAGAAACGAATCGTATCGATGCCGTTGCTACGGAGCTAAACAAAATGGGTGCTGATATTACGCCAACCGAAGACGGCTTAATTATTCGCGGGAAAACACCACTTCATGCGGCCAATGTAACGAGTTACGGCGATCACCGCATTGGGATGATGCTGCAAATTGCTGCACTTCTTGTTGAGGAAGGCGATGTGGAATTAGAACGTCCAGAAGCAGTTTCTGTTTCGTATCCAACTTTCTTTGAAGATATTCGTTCACTATTAAAATAA
- a CDS encoding prephenate dehydrogenase: MKGTVVIVGLGLIGGSIALAIKAKHPEAHIIGIDVSYHSLEVGKSLGVIDEIGESILIDGPKADLLIFCCPVKETEQLLTRLPGLRLKKNVIVTDTGSTKGTIMEASTALRESGITFIGGHPMAGSHKSGVRAAKELLFENAYYLLTPTKDVTEDNVTDLKTWLSGTNAKFLVLSPNEHDEITGMLSHLPHIVAAALVNQTQSFTEEHPAAFRLAAGGFRDITRVASSDPRMWTDISISNQKTLTKQLTIWRDSMNQALEMLESEDATSIYAFFDGAKEFRDSLPVHQGGAIPSFYDLFVDVPDYPGVISEVTRYLGEEEISLTNIKILETREDIFGVLQITFQSDEDRDRAKRCIETRSNYTCHYE, encoded by the coding sequence ATGAAAGGGACAGTAGTTATTGTTGGACTTGGGTTAATTGGCGGTTCTATTGCCCTTGCGATTAAAGCCAAACACCCAGAAGCACATATTATCGGGATTGACGTTTCCTATCATTCGTTAGAAGTTGGAAAGTCTCTCGGCGTCATTGACGAAATTGGCGAAAGTATTTTAATAGATGGACCAAAAGCAGATTTACTTATCTTCTGTTGTCCAGTAAAAGAAACAGAACAGTTATTAACACGTTTACCCGGATTACGTTTAAAGAAAAATGTAATTGTTACGGATACAGGTAGTACAAAAGGAACCATCATGGAAGCATCCACGGCACTTAGAGAAAGTGGTATTACGTTCATTGGCGGGCACCCAATGGCGGGTTCGCATAAAAGTGGCGTCCGTGCTGCCAAAGAACTTTTGTTTGAAAATGCTTATTATTTGTTAACACCAACAAAAGACGTGACAGAAGACAACGTGACTGACCTAAAAACATGGCTGTCTGGTACGAATGCTAAATTCTTAGTATTATCACCAAATGAGCATGATGAAATTACTGGCATGTTGAGCCACTTACCGCATATCGTGGCAGCCGCTTTAGTGAATCAGACGCAAAGTTTTACTGAAGAACATCCCGCCGCATTTCGTCTAGCAGCTGGAGGATTTCGTGATATTACACGGGTTGCTTCGTCTGATCCAAGAATGTGGACGGATATATCTATTAGTAACCAAAAAACGTTAACGAAACAGCTGACGATTTGGCGAGATAGTATGAACCAAGCGCTTGAGATGCTTGAAAGTGAAGATGCGACTTCTATTTACGCCTTTTTTGATGGGGCAAAAGAATTTCGAGATTCACTTCCAGTTCATCAAGGCGGTGCGATTCCATCTTTTTACGATTTATTTGTCGACGTACCAGATTATCCTGGGGTTATCTCTGAGGTGACTAGGTATCTAGGCGAAGAAGAAATTAGTTTAACGAACATCAAGATTTTGGAAACACGTGAAGATATTTTCGGTGTGTTACAAATTACTTTCCAATCGGATGAAGACAGGGACCGGGCGAAGCGTTGCATTGAAACACGAAGTAACTATACATGCCATTACGAATAG
- the hisC gene encoding histidinol-phosphate transaminase, translated as MKWKKSLAGLSSYKPGKREEEVMAELGLTKITKLSSNENPLGTSPKVAALQANSNVETEIYPDGWASSLRTVVADFYQLEEEELIFTAGVDELIELLTRVLLDTTKNTVMATPTFVQYRQNALIEGAEVREIPLLVDGAHDLDGMLNAIDDNTTIVWVCNPNNPTGNYIELADIQAFLDKVPNDVLVVLDEAYIEYVTPQPEKHEHLIRRYKNLIITRTFSKIYGLASARVGYGIADKEIINQLNIVRPPFNTTSIGQKLAIEAIKDQAFIEACRISNANGIKQYEAFAKRFEQVKLYPANGNFVLIDLGIEARTIFSYLEKNGYITRSGAALGFPTAVRITIGKEEENSAVIALLEKLL; from the coding sequence ATGAAATGGAAAAAATCTCTTGCAGGTCTATCTTCTTATAAGCCAGGGAAACGCGAAGAAGAAGTGATGGCAGAACTTGGTTTAACGAAAATTACCAAACTGTCATCCAACGAAAACCCACTGGGAACTTCTCCAAAAGTGGCGGCTCTTCAAGCAAATTCTAACGTGGAAACAGAAATTTATCCAGATGGTTGGGCTTCTAGCTTGCGTACAGTGGTCGCTGATTTCTATCAACTGGAAGAAGAGGAATTGATTTTTACAGCTGGTGTGGATGAACTGATTGAACTGTTGACGCGGGTTTTACTAGATACGACAAAAAATACAGTGATGGCGACACCGACATTTGTGCAGTATCGTCAAAATGCGTTAATCGAAGGCGCCGAAGTAAGAGAAATTCCGCTACTTGTGGATGGTGCGCATGATTTAGATGGTATGTTGAATGCGATTGATGACAATACGACGATTGTTTGGGTTTGCAATCCGAATAACCCAACTGGGAATTATATTGAATTAGCGGATATTCAAGCGTTTTTAGACAAAGTACCAAATGATGTACTGGTTGTTTTAGATGAAGCATACATTGAATATGTGACACCACAACCTGAAAAACATGAACATTTAATTCGTAGGTATAAAAATTTAATTATTACCCGGACTTTTAGTAAAATTTATGGTTTGGCAAGTGCCCGTGTCGGTTATGGCATTGCGGATAAAGAAATCATCAATCAACTTAATATTGTACGTCCGCCGTTTAACACGACGAGCATTGGTCAAAAATTGGCTATTGAAGCAATTAAGGATCAAGCTTTTATTGAGGCATGCAGAATTTCTAATGCAAATGGAATTAAACAATACGAAGCGTTTGCGAAACGTTTTGAACAAGTAAAACTATATCCAGCGAATGGCAACTTTGTTTTAATAGATTTAGGAATCGAAGCAAGAACTATTTTTAGCTACTTGGAAAAAAATGGCTATATTACGCGTTCTGGCGCGGCGCTTGGTTTCCCAACTGCTGTTCGAATTACGATCGGAAAAGAAGAGGAAAATAGTGCGGTAATTGCACTTTTAGAAAAATTATTGTAA
- the aroH gene encoding chorismate mutase, protein MRAIRGATTIETNIPEEIYAATKELFEEILTQNEVTNSEQLTSVIITVTEDISAAFPAKAVRETPGFELVPVMGMQEIPVPNSLPMCIRFMVFTDLHKPLGAINHVYLRGAKVLRPDLVKEGDA, encoded by the coding sequence TTGAGAGCGATTCGAGGGGCAACGACAATAGAAACTAATATACCTGAAGAAATTTATGCAGCGACGAAAGAATTATTTGAAGAAATTTTAACTCAGAATGAAGTCACGAATAGTGAGCAACTTACATCGGTAATTATTACGGTGACAGAAGATATTTCTGCTGCTTTTCCAGCGAAGGCTGTCCGTGAAACACCTGGATTTGAACTAGTGCCTGTTATGGGGATGCAAGAAATTCCGGTGCCGAATTCGCTTCCTATGTGCATTCGCTTCATGGTATTCACAGATTTACATAAGCCACTTGGAGCGATTAACCATGTTTACTTACGCGGAGCAAAAGTATTGCGCCCAGATTTAGTGAAAGAGGGGGATGCGTAA
- the aroB gene encoding 3-dehydroquinate synthase, with amino-acid sequence MPEITVRAKSKTYPVYINEFALEDIREKWTKNLAKFSHVFVLTDGHVAELHKAKLDAVLADLPVVTYYVAPNGEEAKTFRVYEDVMTKMIETGLDRKAVLIAFGGGVIGDLGGFVAATYMRGIPFYQVPTTVLAHDSAVGGKVAINHPLGKNMIGNFYQPEAVIYDTQFFATLPERELRSGFAEMIKHALISDLTLLRALMDTFTEPKDFYTKDLTPFLQRGIEIKANIVAQDETEQGVRAYLNFGHTFGHALEAYGNFGKWLHGEAITYGMIYALTMSETIYGLDFDLAEFKTWLEQLGYDTTFYASVPFSKILENMRHDKKTTFNEISMVLLEEIGKPVIFKADDDLIFETYKRVMRKGGNVI; translated from the coding sequence ATGCCAGAAATTACAGTCCGTGCTAAAAGTAAAACATATCCAGTATATATTAATGAATTCGCATTAGAAGACATCCGCGAAAAATGGACAAAGAACCTTGCTAAATTTTCTCACGTGTTTGTCTTAACAGACGGACACGTGGCGGAACTTCATAAAGCGAAACTTGATGCGGTTCTCGCTGATTTACCTGTCGTCACTTATTATGTGGCACCAAACGGCGAAGAAGCGAAAACGTTCCGTGTGTATGAAGACGTGATGACAAAAATGATTGAAACAGGTCTTGATCGTAAAGCGGTTTTAATTGCTTTTGGTGGAGGCGTTATTGGTGATTTAGGTGGTTTTGTGGCCGCTACGTACATGAGAGGGATTCCATTTTATCAAGTTCCTACGACGGTTCTCGCGCATGATAGTGCGGTTGGTGGCAAGGTTGCGATCAATCATCCACTTGGCAAAAATATGATTGGTAACTTTTACCAGCCAGAAGCAGTCATTTATGATACGCAGTTTTTTGCTACTTTGCCAGAACGGGAATTGCGCTCTGGTTTTGCGGAAATGATTAAACATGCGCTCATTAGTGACCTGACTTTATTACGTGCTTTAATGGATACCTTTACGGAGCCGAAAGACTTTTATACGAAGGATTTGACGCCATTTTTACAACGCGGAATTGAAATTAAGGCAAATATCGTTGCGCAAGATGAAACCGAGCAAGGCGTCCGTGCGTATTTGAATTTTGGTCACACATTTGGTCATGCGCTAGAAGCTTATGGAAACTTTGGTAAATGGCTACACGGCGAGGCGATTACTTATGGGATGATTTATGCGCTCACGATGAGTGAGACTATTTACGGACTGGATTTCGATTTAGCAGAATTTAAAACTTGGCTAGAACAGTTGGGCTATGATACCACTTTTTACGCTTCAGTTCCATTTAGCAAGATACTGGAAAATATGCGTCATGATAAAAAAACAACTTTTAATGAAATAAGTATGGTTTTACTCGAAGAAATTGGTAAACCAGTTATTTTTAAAGCAGATGATGATTTGATTTTTGAAACATATAAACGTGTGATGCGAAAGGGAGGGAATGTCATTTGA
- the aroC gene encoding chorismate synthase: MRYLTAGESHGPGLTTIIEGLPAGMPLLAEDVNKELKRRQGGHGRGARMRIEKDQVQITAGIRHGKTLGAPVAMFVENKDWKHWETVMSIEPVPEKNEKSRRVSRPRPGHADLVGGMKYGHNDMRNVLERSSARETTVRVAAGAVAKKLLHELGIEVAGHVLEIGGTRANLTRDYAVAEIQETSEASPVRCLDGVAAEEMMQKIDDAKKNGDTIGGIVEVVVGGVPAGLGSYVQWDKKLDAKIARAIVSINAFKGAEFGVGFEAARKPGSEVMDEILWSKEDGYTRRTNNLGGFEGGMTNGMPIVVRGVMKPIPTLYKPLQSVDIDSKETFNASVERSDSCAVPAASVVAEAVVAWEVAVAVLEKFDGDRFDTLKKHVEEHRNLTKEF, from the coding sequence ATGAGATACTTAACGGCAGGAGAATCACACGGACCGGGGCTTACAACAATTATTGAGGGGTTACCAGCAGGAATGCCTCTACTAGCAGAAGATGTAAACAAAGAACTAAAAAGAAGACAAGGTGGGCATGGTCGTGGGGCGCGGATGCGTATCGAAAAAGACCAAGTACAAATCACGGCAGGAATTCGTCACGGAAAAACATTAGGCGCACCCGTAGCAATGTTTGTTGAAAATAAAGACTGGAAGCATTGGGAAACGGTTATGAGCATTGAACCAGTTCCAGAAAAAAATGAAAAGTCTCGTCGCGTATCCCGTCCACGTCCTGGACATGCGGATTTGGTTGGCGGCATGAAATATGGTCATAACGATATGCGTAATGTACTAGAACGTTCTAGCGCGCGCGAAACGACTGTTCGCGTGGCAGCAGGAGCAGTAGCGAAAAAACTATTGCACGAACTTGGCATTGAAGTTGCCGGCCATGTACTTGAAATTGGCGGAACGCGTGCGAATTTAACACGTGATTACGCGGTTGCAGAAATCCAAGAAACATCCGAAGCTTCCCCAGTTCGTTGTCTAGACGGCGTGGCTGCAGAAGAAATGATGCAAAAAATTGATGACGCGAAGAAAAATGGCGACACAATTGGTGGAATTGTTGAAGTTGTTGTTGGCGGCGTGCCAGCTGGACTTGGTAGTTACGTACAATGGGACAAAAAATTAGATGCGAAAATTGCTCGCGCGATTGTAAGTATCAATGCATTTAAAGGTGCTGAATTCGGTGTCGGTTTTGAAGCCGCTAGAAAACCTGGTAGCGAAGTGATGGATGAAATTTTATGGAGTAAAGAAGATGGCTACACTAGACGTACAAACAATCTTGGTGGTTTCGAAGGCGGAATGACCAATGGTATGCCAATCGTTGTTCGCGGCGTAATGAAGCCAATTCCAACATTATACAAACCACTTCAAAGCGTGGATATTGATTCAAAAGAAACGTTTAATGCAAGTGTAGAACGTTCGGATAGTTGTGCAGTACCTGCTGCAAGCGTAGTAGCTGAAGCTGTTGTCGCTTGGGAAGTTGCAGTAGCTGTTTTAGAAAAATTTGATGGTGATCGTTTTGATACGCTTAAAAAACATGTGGAGGAACACCGAAACTTAACGAAGGAGTTTTAA
- the ndk gene encoding nucleoside-diphosphate kinase produces the protein MEQTYVMVKPDSVERGLIGEIVTRIEKKGLKIVAGKLMQIDRELAEKHYAEHIGKSFFEDLIGFITSGPVFAMVLEGDDAIATARRMMGKTNPLEADPGTIRADYAIHTNRNVIHGSDSPESAQREIQLFFAPDEILSYQKAVDTWI, from the coding sequence ATGGAACAAACTTATGTAATGGTTAAACCGGATAGTGTAGAACGAGGACTTATTGGTGAAATTGTCACAAGAATAGAGAAAAAAGGCTTAAAAATAGTTGCTGGAAAATTAATGCAAATCGACCGCGAACTAGCAGAAAAACATTACGCGGAACATATTGGAAAATCTTTTTTCGAGGATTTAATTGGATTTATTACTTCAGGGCCGGTGTTTGCGATGGTGCTAGAAGGAGACGATGCGATTGCAACGGCACGTCGGATGATGGGGAAAACAAATCCGTTAGAAGCTGACCCCGGAACAATTCGTGCAGATTATGCGATACATACAAATCGAAATGTGATTCATGGATCGGATAGCCCAGAAAGTGCGCAGCGGGAAATTCAGTTGTTTTTTGCACCGGACGAAATTTTAAGCTATCAAAAAGCAGTCGACACTTGGATTTAG